A DNA window from Thiobacillus denitrificans ATCC 25259 contains the following coding sequences:
- the dnaE gene encoding DNA polymerase III subunit alpha, with protein MTDPRFIHLRLHTEYSIVDGLVRVDEAVKRAREIAMPALGVSDLSNTFGWVKFYRAARGAGVKPIFGCDVWVSNATDRNRPSRLLLLVQHREGYRRLCELLTRAYQENLHRGRAEIDPSWLAENNGGLLALSGGDGGNVAQAIIDDKPAVARAAAEAWAALFPGRYYLELQRFGQAHTERLIDGLLDIGAELGLPAVATHPIQFLAADDFKAHEARVCIAEGMMLGDPRRPRPFTAEQYFKTPDEMAALFADLPEALANSVEIAKRCNLTLELGKSKLPDFPTPDGMGLDDYMRQRAYEGLAERMAHLYPDEAERAAKRPEYTERLEFELGTIIQMGFPGYFLIVADFINWAKNNGVPVGPGRGSGAGSLVAYCLRITDLDPLAYDLLFERFLNPERVSMPDFDIDFCQDGRDRVIQYVKDKYGHAAVSQIATFGTMAAKAVLRDVGRVLDLPYLFVDKFVKLVPNELGISLAEAREKEPQIDERARNEEELAELLPLAEKLEGITRNVGMHAGGVLIAPGKLTDFCPLYQAEGSDAAVSQFDKDDVEAIGLVKFDFLGLRTLTILAEAVRFVQRHEDRKDFRLEDLPLDDPAVYRLFADGNTTAVFQSESRSAKDLEKRLKGDCFEDIIALMALNRPGPLGSGMVDDFIARKQGKQKPEYFHPDLEPVLKSTYGIIVYQEQVMLVAQILAGYSLGGADMLRRAMGKKKPEEMAKQRAIFLEGADKRGVDVKIAERLFDLMEKFAEYGFNKSHSAAYALVAYHTAWLKAYYPAEFMAATMSSEMSDTDKVRIFYEDCRANGLTMLPPDINLSGYRFDPVSRTEIRYGLGAIKGSGEAAIGAIVAERGANGPYKGLFDLARRVDKRYLNRRVLEALVKAGAFDSLSDHRASLMASIGVALETADRAARSGGQVGLFGEVLEGGGEDLVDVPYWPEQEKLLQEKSALGYFFSGHPFTAYLAEVSGFAKRRLDSLEPAREPVMLAGVAVSLRTQMTRRGKMLILLLDDATAQVEVVIFNELYEQSRHLLKDDALLVIEGKVSRDDYSGGVRVTAERIYDLAGARTRFAQGLRLVCNGQSSGRALSELLAPYAMEEGGCPVWIEYHNHNARCRVRLGERWRVRLDDRLIESLGGWLKPEAVSVIY; from the coding sequence ATGACCGACCCCCGCTTCATCCATCTTCGTCTGCACACCGAGTATTCGATCGTCGACGGCCTGGTGCGGGTCGACGAGGCGGTCAAACGGGCCCGCGAGATCGCGATGCCGGCGCTCGGCGTCTCCGACCTGTCCAACACCTTCGGCTGGGTCAAGTTCTACCGCGCGGCGCGCGGCGCGGGCGTCAAGCCGATCTTCGGCTGCGACGTCTGGGTGAGCAATGCGACCGACCGCAACCGGCCCTCGCGCCTGCTGCTCCTGGTGCAGCACCGCGAAGGCTACCGCCGACTGTGCGAGCTGCTGACGCGCGCCTACCAGGAGAATCTCCACCGCGGTCGCGCCGAGATCGACCCGTCCTGGCTCGCCGAGAACAACGGAGGACTTCTGGCGCTGTCGGGCGGCGACGGCGGCAACGTCGCGCAGGCGATCATCGACGACAAGCCCGCTGTGGCACGCGCGGCGGCCGAGGCCTGGGCCGCGCTCTTCCCGGGCCGTTACTACCTCGAACTGCAGCGCTTCGGCCAGGCGCACACCGAACGGCTGATCGACGGGCTGCTCGACATCGGCGCCGAGCTCGGCCTGCCGGCGGTCGCGACGCATCCGATCCAGTTCCTCGCGGCCGACGATTTCAAGGCGCACGAGGCGCGCGTGTGCATTGCCGAAGGCATGATGCTCGGCGATCCGCGCCGGCCGCGGCCCTTCACGGCGGAACAGTACTTCAAGACCCCCGACGAGATGGCGGCGCTTTTCGCCGACCTGCCCGAGGCGCTCGCCAACAGCGTCGAAATCGCCAAGCGCTGCAATCTCACGCTCGAACTCGGCAAGAGCAAGTTGCCCGACTTCCCGACGCCGGATGGCATGGGCCTCGACGACTACATGCGGCAGCGCGCGTACGAAGGGCTCGCCGAGCGCATGGCCCACCTCTATCCGGACGAAGCCGAGCGCGCGGCGAAGCGGCCCGAATATACCGAGCGGCTCGAATTCGAGCTCGGGACGATCATCCAGATGGGGTTTCCAGGCTATTTCCTGATCGTCGCCGACTTCATCAACTGGGCCAAGAACAATGGCGTGCCGGTCGGGCCGGGGCGCGGCTCGGGCGCGGGTTCGCTGGTCGCCTACTGTCTGCGCATCACCGACCTCGATCCGCTCGCCTACGACCTGCTGTTCGAGCGCTTTCTCAACCCCGAGCGGGTGTCGATGCCCGACTTCGATATCGACTTCTGCCAGGACGGCCGCGACCGCGTCATCCAGTACGTCAAGGACAAATACGGCCATGCGGCAGTGTCGCAGATCGCGACCTTCGGCACGATGGCGGCCAAGGCCGTATTGCGCGACGTCGGCCGCGTGCTCGACCTGCCTTATCTTTTCGTCGACAAGTTCGTCAAGCTCGTGCCGAACGAACTCGGCATCTCGCTCGCCGAGGCGCGCGAAAAGGAACCGCAGATCGACGAGCGGGCGAGGAACGAGGAAGAACTCGCGGAATTGCTGCCGCTCGCGGAAAAGCTCGAGGGCATCACGCGCAACGTCGGCATGCACGCGGGCGGCGTGCTGATCGCGCCGGGCAAGCTCACCGATTTCTGTCCGCTCTACCAGGCCGAAGGCTCGGACGCCGCGGTGTCGCAGTTCGACAAGGACGACGTCGAGGCGATCGGTCTCGTCAAGTTCGACTTCCTCGGCTTGCGCACGCTGACGATCCTGGCCGAGGCGGTCCGCTTCGTGCAGCGCCACGAAGACCGCAAGGACTTCAGGCTGGAGGATCTGCCGCTCGACGACCCGGCGGTGTACCGCCTGTTTGCCGACGGCAACACGACCGCGGTCTTCCAGTCCGAATCGCGCTCGGCGAAGGACCTCGAAAAGCGACTCAAGGGCGACTGCTTCGAGGACATCATCGCGCTGATGGCGTTGAACCGGCCGGGGCCGCTCGGTTCGGGCATGGTCGACGACTTCATCGCGCGCAAGCAGGGCAAGCAGAAACCCGAGTATTTCCATCCCGATCTCGAGCCGGTGCTGAAGTCGACCTACGGCATCATCGTCTACCAGGAGCAGGTCATGCTCGTGGCGCAGATCCTCGCCGGCTACAGCCTGGGTGGCGCCGACATGCTGCGGCGCGCGATGGGCAAGAAGAAGCCCGAGGAGATGGCCAAGCAGCGGGCGATCTTTCTCGAAGGGGCCGACAAGCGCGGGGTCGACGTCAAGATCGCCGAGCGCCTGTTCGACCTGATGGAGAAGTTCGCGGAATATGGCTTCAACAAGTCGCACTCCGCGGCCTACGCGCTGGTCGCCTATCACACGGCCTGGCTCAAGGCCTATTACCCGGCCGAGTTCATGGCGGCGACGATGTCGTCGGAAATGTCGGACACCGACAAGGTGCGGATCTTCTACGAAGACTGCCGGGCCAACGGGCTGACGATGTTGCCGCCCGACATCAACCTCTCCGGCTATCGCTTCGATCCGGTCAGCCGAACCGAGATCCGCTACGGCCTCGGCGCGATCAAGGGCAGCGGCGAAGCCGCGATCGGCGCGATCGTCGCCGAGCGTGGGGCGAACGGCCCGTACAAGGGTCTTTTCGACCTTGCGCGGCGGGTCGACAAGCGCTATCTGAACCGCCGCGTGCTCGAGGCGCTGGTCAAGGCGGGCGCGTTCGACAGCCTCAGCGACCACCGCGCGAGCCTCATGGCGTCGATCGGCGTCGCCCTCGAGACCGCTGACCGCGCGGCCCGCAGCGGCGGGCAAGTCGGGCTGTTCGGCGAAGTGCTCGAAGGCGGCGGTGAGGATCTGGTCGACGTGCCGTACTGGCCCGAGCAGGAAAAGCTGCTGCAGGAAAAGTCCGCGCTCGGCTATTTTTTCAGCGGGCACCCGTTCACCGCCTACCTTGCCGAAGTGTCCGGTTTCGCCAAGCGGCGGCTCGACAGCCTCGAACCCGCGCGCGAACCCGTGATGCTCGCCGGCGTCGCGGTGTCTTTGCGCACGCAGATGACGCGGCGCGGCAAGATGCTGATCCTGCTGCTCGACGACGCGACAGCCCAGGTCGAAGTCGTGATCTTCAATGAGCTCTACGAGCAGAGCCGCCATCTCCTCAAGGACGACGCGCTGCTCGTCATCGAAGGCAAGGTCAGCCGCGACGACTATTCAGGCGGCGTGCGGGTGACGGCCGAGCGCATCTACGATCTCGCCGGCGCGCGCACGCGCTTCGCCCAGGGGCTCCGGCTGGTCTGCAACGGCCAGTCCAGCGGGAGAGCACTGAGCGAGCTGCTCGCGCCCTATGCGATGGAGGAGGGCGGCTGCCCCGTCTGGATCGAATACCACAACCACAACGCGCGTTGCCGCGTGCGCCTGGGCGAGCGCTGGCGCGTCCGTCTCGACGACCGCCTGATCGAGTCGCTCGGCGGCTGGCTCAAGCCCGAGGCCGTCAGCGTCATCTACTGA
- a CDS encoding acylphosphatase, translating to MKTLHLQIEGRVQGVWFRESMRREAERLGVDGWVRNRPDGSVEAVVQGTDEAVAALVAWAKMGPPLAHVERVDLSETEGEYSGFEKRSD from the coding sequence GTGAAGACGCTGCACCTGCAGATCGAGGGCCGCGTCCAGGGGGTATGGTTCCGCGAATCGATGCGGCGCGAGGCCGAGCGCCTCGGCGTCGACGGCTGGGTAAGGAACCGGCCGGACGGCTCAGTGGAAGCAGTCGTCCAGGGGACCGACGAAGCCGTCGCGGCGCTTGTCGCCTGGGCGAAAATGGGGCCGCCGCTCGCGCACGTCGAACGCGTCGACCTCAGCGAGACGGAAGGCGAATACAGCGGCTTCGAGAAGCGCAGCGACTAG
- the metG gene encoding methionine--tRNA ligase, translating into MSRQILVTSALPYANGSIHLGHLVEYIQTDIWVRFQKMRGTNCRYMCADDTHGTAIMLRAEKEAITPEALIQRVWAEHTRDFAGFHIGFDHYYSTHSDENREHASKIYLALKDAGLIEVKTIAQLYDPVKNLFLPDRFIKGECPKCGAADQYGDNCEVCGATYSPTELKNPVSAVSGATPVHKDSEHYFFKLGDCEAFLREWTTSGTLQAEAANKMQEWFAAGLNNWDISRDAPYFGFEIPDAPGKYFYVWLDAPVGYMASFARYAKDHGLDFDAWWGKDSKTELVHFIGKDILYFHALFWPAMLKFSGHRLPTAVYAHGFLTVNGQKMSKSRGTFITASSYLDQGLNPEWLRYYYAAKLNGTMEDIDLNLDDFVARVNSDLVGKFINIASRTAGFIHKKFDGKLADGVGNIELIGEFQAAADTIAAHYEARDYAKALREIMALADRANQYVADEKPWELAKDDAAVYRLHEVCTVALNLFRLLTLYLKPVLPKLAGEVERFLDIPALTWKDARSLFIRQAINAYSHLMTRIDPKSIEAMVDANKQNLEPTPAPAPARHAEAQAHAAQAVEAPKTETISIDDFAKVDLRIARIANAEHVEGADKLLRLTLDVGELGPRQVFAGIKSAYAPEALVGRLTVMVANLAPRKMKFGMSEGMVLAASNPDGHKDDVPGLFILSPDSGAEPGMKVK; encoded by the coding sequence ATGTCCCGTCAAATCCTCGTCACCTCTGCGCTGCCCTACGCCAACGGCAGCATTCATCTGGGTCATCTGGTCGAGTACATCCAGACCGACATTTGGGTGCGTTTCCAGAAAATGCGGGGCACCAACTGCCGCTACATGTGCGCCGACGACACGCACGGCACCGCGATCATGCTGCGCGCCGAGAAGGAAGCCATCACACCCGAGGCGCTGATCCAGCGCGTGTGGGCCGAACACACGCGCGATTTCGCGGGCTTCCACATCGGCTTCGATCACTATTACTCGACGCACTCGGACGAGAACCGCGAACACGCATCGAAGATCTACCTGGCCTTGAAGGACGCCGGGCTGATCGAGGTGAAGACGATCGCGCAGCTGTACGACCCGGTGAAGAACCTCTTCCTGCCCGACCGCTTCATCAAGGGCGAATGCCCGAAGTGCGGCGCGGCGGACCAGTACGGCGACAACTGCGAGGTCTGCGGCGCGACCTACAGCCCGACCGAGCTCAAGAACCCCGTCTCGGCGGTGTCGGGCGCGACGCCGGTGCACAAGGATTCCGAGCACTACTTCTTCAAGCTCGGCGACTGCGAGGCCTTTCTGCGCGAGTGGACCACCTCAGGGACGCTGCAGGCCGAGGCCGCTAACAAGATGCAGGAGTGGTTCGCGGCGGGACTCAACAACTGGGACATCAGCCGCGACGCGCCCTACTTCGGCTTCGAGATCCCCGACGCGCCGGGCAAGTATTTCTACGTCTGGCTCGACGCGCCGGTCGGCTACATGGCGAGCTTCGCCAGATATGCGAAGGACCACGGCCTCGACTTCGACGCCTGGTGGGGCAAGGATTCGAAGACCGAACTCGTGCACTTCATCGGCAAAGACATCCTGTATTTCCACGCCTTGTTCTGGCCGGCGATGCTCAAGTTCTCCGGCCACCGCCTGCCGACCGCCGTCTACGCGCACGGCTTCCTGACCGTCAACGGCCAGAAGATGTCGAAGTCGCGCGGCACCTTCATCACCGCGTCGAGCTATCTCGACCAAGGCCTCAACCCCGAGTGGCTGCGCTACTACTACGCTGCGAAGCTCAACGGCACGATGGAGGACATCGATCTCAACCTCGACGACTTCGTCGCGCGCGTGAACTCGGACCTCGTCGGCAAGTTCATCAATATCGCGAGCCGCACGGCCGGCTTCATCCACAAGAAGTTCGACGGCAAGCTCGCCGACGGCGTCGGCAACATTGAACTAATCGGCGAATTCCAGGCCGCGGCCGACACGATCGCCGCGCACTACGAGGCGCGCGACTACGCCAAGGCGCTCAGGGAGATCATGGCGCTCGCCGACCGCGCGAACCAGTATGTTGCCGACGAAAAGCCGTGGGAACTGGCCAAGGACGACGCAGCGGTCTACCGCCTGCACGAGGTCTGCACGGTCGCGCTCAACCTGTTCCGCCTGCTCACGCTTTACCTCAAGCCCGTGTTGCCCAAGCTCGCCGGCGAAGTCGAGCGCTTCCTCGACATCCCCGCCCTCACGTGGAAAGACGCGCGAAGTCTTTTCATCCGCCAGGCCATCAACGCATACAGCCATCTCATGACCCGCATCGATCCCAAATCCATCGAAGCCATGGTAGACGCCAACAAGCAGAACCTCGAACCCACTCCCGCCCCGGCCCCCGCCCGCCACGCCGAGGCGCAGGCGCATGCCGCGCAGGCCGTCGAAGCACCGAAGACCGAGACGATCTCGATCGACGACTTCGCGAAGGTCGACCTGCGCATCGCGCGCATCGCCAACGCGGAGCACGTCGAAGGCGCCGACAAGCTGCTGCGCTTGACGCTCGACGTCGGTGAACTCGGCCCCCGCCAGGTATTCGCCGGCATCAAGTCGGCCTACGCGCCCGAAGCGCTGGTCGGCCGGCTGACCGTCATGGTCGCCAACCTCGCGCCGCGCAAGATGAAGTTCGGCATGAGCGAGGGCATGGTGCTCGCCGCCTCCAACCCCGACGGGCATAAAGACGACGTGCCCGGCCTCTTCATCCTCTCGCCCGACAGCGGCGCCGAGCCGGGCATGAAGGTCAAGTAA
- a CDS encoding DUF924 family protein — translation MGSTPESVLAFWFGPPGSAAETAARQRKLWFGKTPENDVAVSERFGQTLEQAAHGALDAWAKTPRGRLALVIVLDQFPHHVYRGRREAFACDAQALTLSLAAIATGEDRELAPLERVFLYLPLEHAESLAVQEQAVSLFETLAGEAAPPERAVFDDFLNYARRHRDVVARFGRFPHRNAILGRASSPAEIEFLKQPGSGF, via the coding sequence GTGGGGTCGACTCCGGAAAGCGTGCTCGCGTTCTGGTTCGGCCCGCCGGGCAGCGCGGCCGAGACCGCGGCGCGCCAGCGCAAGCTGTGGTTCGGTAAAACCCCTGAGAACGATGTCGCGGTAAGCGAGCGGTTCGGCCAGACGCTCGAACAAGCCGCGCACGGGGCGCTTGACGCCTGGGCAAAGACGCCGCGCGGAAGGCTCGCGCTGGTGATCGTCCTCGACCAGTTCCCGCATCACGTCTACCGCGGCCGGCGCGAGGCCTTCGCCTGCGACGCGCAGGCGCTGACGCTGAGCCTCGCGGCGATCGCTACGGGGGAAGACCGGGAACTTGCGCCCCTCGAACGCGTATTCCTGTACCTGCCGCTCGAGCATGCCGAGTCGCTCGCGGTGCAGGAGCAGGCGGTGTCGCTATTCGAAACGCTGGCCGGCGAGGCGGCGCCGCCCGAGCGCGCCGTGTTCGATGATTTTCTCAATTACGCGCGGCGACATCGCGACGTCGTCGCGCGCTTCGGTCGCTTTCCGCACCGCAACGCGATCCTCGGCCGCGCGTCGTCACCGGCCGAAATCGAATTCCTCAAGCAGCCGGGCTCGGGTTTTTAG
- a CDS encoding CDGSH iron-sulfur domain-containing protein gives MSEPVVYDRNPAELELEPGEYWWCSCGRSMTQPFCDGSHEGTGLEPVSFVINEKTTVWLCNCKHTKDKPFCDGTHEQLPDDIF, from the coding sequence ATGTCCGAACCCGTCGTCTACGATCGCAATCCTGCCGAACTCGAACTCGAGCCCGGCGAATACTGGTGGTGTTCCTGCGGGCGTTCGATGACCCAGCCGTTCTGCGACGGCTCGCACGAAGGTACAGGACTCGAGCCGGTTTCCTTCGTCATCAACGAAAAAACTACGGTCTGGCTCTGCAATTGCAAGCATACGAAGGACAAGCCGTTCTGCGACGGCACGCACGAGCAATTGCCCGACGACATTTTCTGA
- the ispB gene encoding octaprenyl diphosphate synthase, whose amino-acid sequence MSLESLQSFLADDMRAVDHVIRERLYSDVVLIRQVSEYIINSGGKRLRPALVLLSAGCFGYRGQAHHELAAVVEFIHTATLLHDDVVDESELRRGRETANALFGNAASVLVGDFLYSRAFQMMVGVDNMEVMRILSDATNTIAEGEVLQLLNCHDPDIDEENYLRVIRYKTAKLFEAAGRLGAVIGGGSEADKDALARYGMHLGTAFQLIDDVLDYSGDFLKTGKNIGDDLAEGKPTLPLLYAMKHGSAAQAASIRHAIEHGGLTEFQSVLAAIKDTNALQYTREVAQREVQTANAAISRLPDSNSKTALLQLAAFAVERSF is encoded by the coding sequence GTGTCCCTGGAAAGCCTGCAATCGTTTCTGGCCGATGATATGCGCGCCGTCGATCATGTCATCCGCGAGCGCCTGTATTCCGACGTGGTGCTGATCCGCCAGGTCTCGGAATACATCATCAACAGCGGGGGCAAACGCCTGCGTCCGGCGCTCGTGCTGCTGTCGGCCGGTTGCTTCGGCTACCGCGGACAGGCGCATCACGAACTCGCCGCGGTCGTCGAGTTCATCCACACGGCCACCTTGCTGCACGACGACGTCGTCGACGAATCTGAACTCCGTCGCGGCCGCGAAACCGCCAACGCGCTGTTCGGCAACGCGGCGAGCGTGCTGGTGGGCGACTTCCTCTATTCGCGCGCGTTCCAGATGATGGTCGGCGTCGACAACATGGAAGTCATGCGCATCCTGTCCGATGCGACCAATACCATCGCCGAAGGCGAGGTCCTGCAGCTGCTCAACTGCCACGACCCCGACATCGACGAAGAAAACTATCTGCGCGTGATCCGCTACAAGACCGCGAAGCTGTTCGAGGCCGCGGGACGCCTCGGCGCTGTCATCGGCGGCGGCAGCGAAGCCGACAAGGACGCACTGGCGCGCTACGGCATGCACCTCGGCACTGCCTTCCAGTTGATCGACGACGTGCTCGACTACTCGGGCGACTTCCTCAAGACCGGAAAGAACATCGGCGACGACCTCGCCGAAGGCAAGCCCACGCTGCCGCTCCTCTATGCCATGAAGCACGGCAGCGCGGCGCAGGCCGCGAGCATTCGTCACGCGATCGAACACGGCGGCCTGACCGAATTCCAGAGCGTGCTCGCCGCGATCAAGGATACCAACGCGCTGCAATACACGCGTGAAGTCGCACAGCGCGAAGTGCAGACGGCCAATGCAGCAATTTCTCGTCTGCCGGATTCAAATTCCAAAACAGCTTTGCTACAATTGGCGGCTTTCGCGGTCGAGCGAAGTTTTTGA
- the rplU gene encoding 50S ribosomal protein L21 has product MYAVIKTGGKQYRVSAGDKLKIEKLEAEVGSEITFDQVLMVGDGADIKMGAPLLRGATVSATVLNQARGDKIKIFKMRRRKHYRKSQGHRQYFTEVQIGGITA; this is encoded by the coding sequence ATGTACGCAGTCATCAAAACCGGCGGCAAGCAATACCGCGTGAGCGCCGGCGACAAACTTAAAATTGAGAAGCTCGAAGCCGAAGTCGGCAGCGAGATCACCTTCGACCAAGTGTTGATGGTTGGCGACGGGGCCGACATCAAGATGGGCGCGCCCCTGCTGCGCGGCGCAACCGTCAGCGCCACCGTGCTGAACCAGGCCCGCGGCGACAAGATCAAGATTTTCAAGATGCGCCGCCGCAAGCACTACCGCAAGAGCCAGGGCCATCGCCAGTACTTCACCGAAGTGCAAATCGGCGGCATCACTGCATAA
- the rpmA gene encoding 50S ribosomal protein L27 — MAHKKAGGSSRNGRDSESKRLGVKRFGGQVVLAGNILVRQRGTQFHPGDNVGIGKDHTLFAKTDGTVKFEIKGAARRKVVRIEPLAA; from the coding sequence ATGGCACACAAGAAAGCAGGCGGCAGCTCGCGTAACGGCCGCGATTCCGAGTCGAAGCGTCTGGGCGTGAAGCGTTTCGGCGGTCAAGTGGTTCTGGCCGGAAACATCCTCGTGCGTCAGCGCGGCACCCAATTCCACCCCGGCGACAACGTCGGCATCGGCAAGGATCACACCTTGTTCGCGAAGACCGACGGCACGGTCAAGTTCGAGATCAAGGGTGCGGCGCGTCGGAAAGTGGTTCGTATCGAGCCGCTCGCGGCCTGA
- the cgtA gene encoding Obg family GTPase CgtA: MKFIDEAKITVLAGKGGDGSASFRREKYIPKGGPDGGDGGRGGSVYAVADRNVNTLVEFRYTRIFKAQKGENGRGAQCYGKAGDDLTIRVPVGTVFSDVNSGEVVADLAEDGETVCLAKGGKGGLGNIHFKSSTNRAPRQHTLGEPGEEWELALELKVLADVGLLGMPNAGKSTFIRAVSAARPKVADYPFTTLAPNLGVVRVDSERSFVIADIPGLIEGAAEGAGLGHQFLRHLQRTRLLLHLVDISPRWEAGDPVHEARAIVEELRKYDQALYEKPRWLVLNKLDMVDEGEREAVVAKFVEDYGWNGPVFAISALDGSGCSALTYAVMDYLGMLAPRHEAEDPAPPAS, translated from the coding sequence ATGAAATTCATCGACGAAGCAAAGATTACGGTTCTGGCCGGCAAGGGCGGGGACGGCAGCGCTTCGTTTCGGCGCGAGAAGTACATCCCGAAGGGGGGACCCGACGGCGGCGACGGCGGCCGCGGCGGCAGCGTCTACGCAGTCGCCGACCGCAATGTCAACACGCTCGTGGAATTTCGCTATACGCGCATCTTCAAGGCGCAGAAGGGCGAGAACGGCCGCGGTGCGCAATGCTACGGCAAGGCCGGCGACGACCTCACGATCCGCGTTCCGGTCGGCACGGTGTTCAGCGACGTCAACAGCGGCGAAGTCGTCGCCGATCTCGCCGAGGACGGCGAGACCGTGTGTCTGGCGAAAGGTGGCAAGGGCGGATTGGGCAATATCCATTTCAAATCGAGCACCAATCGCGCACCGCGCCAGCACACACTCGGCGAACCGGGAGAGGAATGGGAGCTCGCGCTCGAGTTGAAGGTGCTGGCCGACGTGGGTCTGCTCGGCATGCCGAACGCGGGCAAGTCGACGTTCATACGCGCCGTCTCGGCGGCCCGGCCCAAGGTGGCGGACTATCCGTTCACGACGCTGGCGCCGAATCTGGGCGTCGTGCGCGTCGACAGTGAACGCAGCTTCGTCATCGCCGACATCCCCGGGCTGATCGAGGGGGCGGCGGAGGGCGCGGGCCTTGGCCACCAGTTCCTCCGCCATTTGCAGCGCACGCGCCTGCTGCTGCATCTGGTCGACATTTCGCCGCGCTGGGAAGCCGGCGATCCCGTGCACGAGGCGCGCGCGATCGTCGAGGAACTGCGCAAGTACGACCAGGCGCTCTACGAGAAGCCGCGCTGGCTCGTCCTCAATAAACTCGACATGGTCGATGAAGGCGAGCGCGAAGCGGTCGTCGCGAAATTCGTCGAGGATTATGGCTGGAATGGGCCGGTTTTTGCGATCTCGGCGCTCGACGGCAGCGGTTGCAGCGCGCTGACCTACGCCGTGATGGACTACCTCGGGATGCTTGCGCCGCGGCACGAGGCCGAAGACCCGGCCCCGCCCGCCAGCTGA